One Prunus dulcis chromosome 8, ALMONDv2, whole genome shotgun sequence DNA window includes the following coding sequences:
- the LOC117638565 gene encoding transcription factor ABORTED MICROSPORES, whose translation MMIMPSLIQRLRSLVGLKGWDYCVIWKLSEDQRFIEWMDCCCSGTEITQYDAGQDLLFPPVLPCRDTMLQHPRTTSCDLLAKMPSSQPLDSGIYAETLISNQPSWLNFSNNTCLSTLEETVGTNVLIPIPGGLIELLVTKQVFEDQHVIDFITAQYSISMEQDTLDNITAENGFQEMEAMQRSMMADETQQHMHMQYMEALAPDMDQQDGNDRQDSIIHDEGPAADGLSDCSDQIDDDEDDAKYQRRRAGKGPQAKNLVAERKRRKKLNERLFALRALVPNISKLDRASILGDAIEYVQELQKQAKQLQDELDDHAEDEGPKNSGITGHHNNIQSEIQSELDPGGPKTDHQHDSISKQSQDSDVIHDHKTQQMEPQVEVAQLDGNQFFVKVFCEHKPGGFVRLMEALSSLSLEVINANVTSFRCLVSNVFIVERKDSEMVEADDVRDSLLELTRNPSRWRSEIAKAAENGVGFDNHDHDHHHHLHLHNRHFNPFHLHHLPNET comes from the exons ATGATGATAATGCCAAGCCTCATACAGAGACTTAGATCCCTTGTGGGTTTGAAAGGCTGGGACTATTGTGTTATCTGGAAACTGAGTGAAGACCAAAG gtTCATTGAGTGGATGGATTGTTGCTGTTCAGGGACTGAAATCACCCAATATGATGCTGGACAAGATCTTCTTTTCCCTCCAGTCCTTCCTTGTAGGGATACCATGTTACAGCATCCAAGAACCACATCTTGTGATCTTCTTGCCAAAATGCCTTCTTCCCAACCCCTAGACTCCGG GATTTATGCAGAGACCTTGATATCAAACCAACCCAGTTGGTTAAACTTCTCTAATAACACATGTTTAAGTACTCTAGAG GAAACAGTTGGTACCAACGTTTTGATTCCAATACCAGGAGGATTAATTGAGCTGCTTGTTACCAAACAA GTATTTGAAGATCAGCATGTTATTGATTTTATCACAGCCCAATACAGCATCTCAATGGAGCAGGACACCCTCGATAACATAACCG CAGAAAACGGGTTTCAAGAGATGGAGGCAATGCAGAGGTCCATGATGGCTGATGAGACACAACAACACATGCATATGCAATACATGGAGGCATTAGCACCAGACATGGATCAGCAGGACGGCAATGATAGGCAGGACTCGATTATACATGACGAAGGACCGGCTGCAGATGGACTGTCAGATTGCAGTGATCagattgatgatgatgaggatgatgcaaAATACCAGAGAAGGAGGGCAGGGAAAGGGCCTCAAGCCAAAAACCTTGTTgctgagagaaagagaaggaagaagctTAATGAAAGACTTTTTGCTCTTAGAGCTCTGGTTCCCAATATTTCCAAG TTGGACAGGGCTTCCATTCTTGGGGATGCAATCGAGTATGTGCAGGAGTTGCAGAAGCAAGCTAAACAACTCCAAGATGAGCTTGATGATCATGCAGAGGATGAAGGTCCAAAGAACTCTGGCATCACTGGCCACCACAACAATATACAATCAGAgattcaaagtgaacttgaccCTGGGGGCCCTAAAACTGATCATCAACACGATAGCATCTCCAAACAAAGCCAAGATTCAGATGTTATCCATGACCACAAGACACAACAGATGGag CCCCAAGTGGAAGTGGCTCAATTAGATGGAAATCAGTTCTTTGTTAAAGTGTTCTGTGAGCACAAGCCTGGTGGATTTGTGAGATTGATGGAGGCTTTGAGCTCTCTAAGCCTGGAAGTTATTAATGCCAATGTGACTAGCTTCAGATGCCTCGTGTCCAACGTTTTCATCGTAGAG AGAAAGGATAGTGAGATGGTTGAAGCTGATGATGTGAGGGACTCCTTGCTAGAGCTAACAAGGAACCCATCAAGATGGCGTAGTGAGATAGCTAAAGCAGCAGAGAATGGCGTCGGCTTTGACAACCATGACCAtgaccatcaccaccacctacACCTCCACAACCGCCATTTTAATCCCTTCCACTTGCACCATCTTCCTAATGAAACATGA